Proteins encoded by one window of Cylindrospermum stagnale PCC 7417:
- the ruvA gene encoding Holliday junction branch migration protein RuvA, with product MISYLKGLVAGVQTISPNRTILTLEVNSMGYDLQIPQRLGRQLTTIGQEVQIFTHYQIREEVPLLYGFASPAERDLFRHLLTVSGIGAASAIALLDTLEVPDLVQAIIAANTQILIQAPGVGKKTAERICLELKSKLIEWRKSAGFFVATGGPAPGILEEVQMTLFALGYTAHEVSHALHVVSENIGLTKDAYVEDWIKQAIAHLSSTEVES from the coding sequence ATGATCAGCTATCTTAAAGGTCTTGTCGCTGGCGTCCAAACCATTAGTCCGAATCGCACGATTCTGACTTTAGAGGTGAATAGTATGGGGTATGATTTACAAATTCCCCAACGACTCGGCCGGCAATTAACGACGATTGGGCAAGAGGTACAAATTTTTACCCATTACCAAATTCGCGAAGAAGTGCCGTTGCTATACGGCTTTGCTTCGCCAGCAGAACGAGATTTATTTCGTCACTTACTAACTGTCAGCGGTATTGGTGCAGCTTCGGCGATCGCACTTTTGGACACTTTGGAAGTGCCAGATTTAGTCCAGGCAATTATTGCGGCTAATACCCAAATTTTAATTCAAGCTCCTGGTGTGGGCAAGAAAACCGCTGAACGCATCTGTTTGGAACTGAAAAGCAAGTTGATCGAGTGGCGCAAATCAGCAGGCTTCTTCGTCGCTACTGGTGGCCCAGCACCAGGGATTTTAGAAGAAGTGCAAATGACTCTCTTTGCTTTGGGATATACTGCCCATGAAGTCAGTCACGCCCTGCACGTTGTCAGTGAAAACATCGGATTAACCAAAGATGCCTATGTGGAAGATTGGATTAAACAAGCGATCGCACATCTTAGCAGCACTGAAGTTGAATCTTGA
- the bioF gene encoding 8-amino-7-oxononanoate synthase: protein MKINPYAWIEASLATIHRANWYRSVQAIHGIPGATVLVAGVEVINFASNDYLGLAGDERLLTAAIAAIQEFGTGSTGSRLVSGHRELHSELEKAIASTKQTDDAVVFSSGYLANLGAITAIVGKRDLILSDQYNHSSLKSGAILSGAALIEYPHCDVAVLRENLIQQRQNYRRCLIITDSVFSMDGDLCPLSALLDIAEKFSCMLLVDEAHGTGVLGKNGAGCVEHFGCTGRELIQVGTLSKALGSLGGYVAASAALIDFLRNRASSWIYTTALSPPDTAAALAAFKIVQAEPQRRAQLWRNVNYLKKLIKELPQLKLLPTESPILCLQLPSATAALTAAKQLREAGIFAPAIRPPTVPTSRIRISVMATHELGQIEKLVAVLKNISA from the coding sequence ATGAAGATCAATCCTTATGCTTGGATAGAAGCATCCCTGGCAACTATTCACCGGGCTAACTGGTATCGTTCAGTACAAGCAATCCACGGTATCCCTGGGGCAACGGTGCTTGTAGCAGGCGTTGAGGTAATTAATTTTGCCAGTAACGACTATTTAGGATTGGCTGGGGATGAGCGTTTGCTGACAGCAGCAATAGCAGCTATTCAAGAATTTGGCACTGGTAGCACTGGTTCGCGGTTAGTCAGTGGGCACCGAGAGTTACACAGTGAATTAGAAAAGGCGATCGCATCTACCAAACAAACTGACGATGCTGTAGTATTTAGTTCAGGCTATCTAGCCAATTTGGGTGCAATTACCGCCATAGTAGGCAAGCGTGATTTAATTTTATCTGACCAGTACAATCATTCCAGCCTAAAAAGCGGGGCGATTCTCAGCGGTGCAGCATTGATTGAATATCCCCACTGCGATGTTGCAGTATTAAGAGAAAATTTAATTCAACAGCGGCAAAATTACCGACGCTGTTTAATAATTACTGATAGTGTCTTCAGCATGGATGGCGATTTATGTCCTTTAAGTGCGCTGTTAGATATAGCTGAAAAATTTAGCTGTATGCTGCTAGTCGATGAAGCTCATGGTACTGGAGTACTGGGCAAAAATGGTGCTGGGTGTGTTGAACATTTCGGGTGTACCGGTAGAGAGTTAATTCAAGTTGGCACCTTGAGTAAAGCCTTGGGTAGTTTAGGCGGCTATGTGGCGGCAAGTGCTGCTCTAATTGACTTTTTGCGGAATCGCGCCTCTAGTTGGATTTACACCACAGCCCTTTCACCCCCTGACACAGCGGCAGCTTTAGCAGCATTCAAGATAGTACAAGCAGAACCGCAACGCCGCGCCCAACTGTGGCGGAATGTGAATTATTTAAAAAAGTTAATAAAAGAATTACCTCAGCTTAAATTACTGCCTACAGAATCACCTATATTATGTTTGCAATTGCCAAGTGCAACAGCGGCACTAACGGCAGCGAAGCAGTTAAGAGAAGCGGGGATTTTTGCCCCAGCAATTCGTCCTCCCACAGTGCCTACAAGTCGGATCAGGATTTCTGTGATGGCAACGCATGAATTAGGGCAGATTGAGAAATTGGTAGCAGTACTGAAAAATATCTCTGCGTAA
- a CDS encoding PAS domain S-box protein codes for MRYINHSQFRRSGFVVLIVTTILLVMLLLDPWLGMSKSPFLLFFSAVMVSGWYGGLKSGVLATVLSTLVSRFFFVEPKYSLLVDLPDFLRIGLFASQGLLFSILCEELKTAKRRAEKNLQKLKVSEERFRLALTSSDIVVFQQDRDLRYDWIHNSQGVQLAGEMVGKSDYQLFSTSGLEQLTAIKRRVIETGISICEEVCLINEGQIRFYDLLVEPFRDESDRIQGITCVALNVTERKQAELETATLSQELETAIQRQDESLALLNACLTSSPVALGFLDTELRYVYVNEALAALNGLPQSQHIGFTLREVLPEWAPQVEPILRQIMETREPLLNQELRGETFPGEVYRYGLVSYYPVSLPDGRLLGVGITAMDITQLKLTEQALRQSEAKFRSVVESNMIGIGFWDKNGRITEANDALLSMVGYTREELINSNLSWQDLTPPEYLPLDEQALTQLQYSSFSTPFEKEYIRKDGSRLPILLGGSHFEDSVDQGTFFVLDITERKRVEIALRESEARFRAMFDQAAVGIALVALDGRFLQINPALCEITGYNYEELIQMKFQEITHPNDLETDWEYGRRVLAKEISGYSLEKRYIRKDGSIVWVNLTSSAVWDANGQAKYAVGIIEDISERQAALHERKRAEAEQQFLVEASTLLATSLDYEIALVNVANLVVPTLADWCVVDIFPEDGSSQQIALVTADPGKRKALEEIRRRYPPKIGVKDYLRKLEPENSGFYPELTDSILEQMAQDEEHLQLLRSLGIRSLMVIPLSSREQLFGAICFFTAESDHHYELTDLALAEDIARRAATAIDNARLYQETQQAKQEAERAVNRTVRLQKITAALSEALTSQQVADVVVNQGIRALGATAGSVVLLAEEGATIKVVQAIGYPQLLLDTWKSFPITASVPIAETLRTGQPIFVESVDAFIAKYPHLANALATTGNCAFACIPLIVEGKTIGGLALSFNTAQAFAQEDRGFMLTLGQQCALAIARAQLYEAEKAARAEAETANRIKDEFLAVLSHELRTPLNPILGWAKLLRTRKHDEATVDRALETIERNAKLQTQLIEDLLDVSRILQGKLSLNIRAVDLRVTIIAALETVRLAAEAKSIQVKTLLSNQIIQVMGDGDRLQQVIWNLVSNAVKFTPTGGQVEIRLETVGLDAQIQVIDTGFGITPEFLPHVFEYFRQADAKTTRVFGGLGLGLAIVRHLVELHGGTVQVESPGKDQGATFTCKLPLLKSSELPCSNPEPANLEQCTKNLLLSGVQILLVDDQADVRELFCFMLEEYGATVKAVASAEAALFALAKSQPDILLSDIGMPIIDGYMLLRRVRKLPPARGGQIPAIALTAYAGEIDYRQAMAAGFQKHVTKPVDPEDLAKAIAELLGRHQP; via the coding sequence ATGCGCTATATTAATCATTCTCAGTTCCGAAGATCTGGATTTGTTGTACTAATTGTTACAACTATTCTCCTGGTGATGCTGCTGCTAGACCCCTGGCTGGGAATGAGCAAAAGTCCTTTCCTGCTGTTTTTTAGCGCTGTCATGGTGAGTGGTTGGTACGGTGGGTTGAAGTCAGGGGTGTTAGCAACTGTCTTATCTACACTAGTGAGCAGGTTCTTCTTCGTTGAACCAAAATATAGCTTGTTGGTTGACCTACCCGATTTTCTGCGAATTGGGTTGTTTGCATCCCAGGGATTACTCTTTAGTATTTTATGTGAAGAATTAAAAACTGCTAAACGACGGGCTGAAAAGAATCTCCAGAAACTAAAAGTGAGTGAGGAGCGATTTCGATTAGCATTAACCAGTTCAGATATTGTGGTGTTTCAACAAGATCGAGATTTACGATATGACTGGATTCATAATTCTCAGGGTGTGCAATTGGCTGGGGAAATGGTGGGTAAGTCAGACTATCAATTATTCTCAACCTCAGGATTGGAGCAACTAACAGCAATTAAGCGAAGAGTAATAGAAACAGGTATTTCCATTTGTGAAGAAGTTTGTCTAATTAATGAAGGACAAATCCGTTTCTATGATTTGTTAGTTGAACCGTTCAGGGATGAAAGCGATCGCATCCAGGGTATTACCTGTGTAGCTTTAAATGTGACTGAGCGCAAGCAGGCAGAACTAGAAACAGCCACGTTAAGTCAAGAACTGGAAACAGCTATTCAGCGCCAAGACGAGTCTCTAGCCTTACTCAATGCTTGCCTTACCAGTTCGCCTGTGGCCCTTGGTTTTCTCGATACAGAACTGCGCTACGTTTATGTGAATGAAGCTTTAGCTGCCCTCAATGGCTTACCCCAAAGTCAACACATCGGCTTTACCCTGAGGGAGGTGCTACCGGAATGGGCACCGCAAGTTGAGCCGATTTTGCGTCAAATAATGGAAACTAGGGAGCCATTACTCAATCAAGAATTGAGAGGTGAAACCTTTCCAGGAGAAGTCTATCGTTATGGACTTGTCAGCTACTATCCAGTGAGTTTACCAGATGGGCGACTGCTGGGAGTGGGGATCACGGCAATGGATATTACCCAACTCAAGCTGACTGAGCAAGCATTACGGCAAAGCGAAGCGAAGTTTCGCAGTGTCGTCGAGTCAAACATGATTGGTATTGGCTTTTGGGATAAAAACGGCAGAATCACAGAAGCTAACGATGCTTTACTGAGTATGGTGGGTTATACCCGTGAAGAATTAATAAATAGCAACCTTTCTTGGCAAGACCTGACTCCTCCAGAATACCTGCCACTTGACGAGCAAGCGCTAACTCAACTTCAATACAGTTCCTTTTCTACTCCTTTTGAAAAAGAATATATCCGTAAAGACGGCTCACGCTTGCCGATTCTGTTAGGTGGTAGCCATTTTGAAGACAGTGTAGATCAAGGAACTTTCTTTGTTCTCGACATCACAGAACGCAAGCGAGTAGAAATTGCTCTGCGCGAAAGCGAAGCCAGGTTCCGGGCAATGTTCGATCAAGCAGCGGTAGGTATAGCCTTGGTGGCCTTGGATGGGCGATTCCTCCAGATTAATCCCGCCCTATGCGAGATTACTGGGTACAACTATGAAGAATTAATTCAGATGAAGTTCCAGGAAATTACTCACCCTAATGACCTGGAAACCGATTGGGAATATGGGCGACGAGTGTTAGCAAAGGAAATTAGCGGTTATTCTCTGGAGAAACGCTACATCCGCAAAGATGGTTCCATCGTTTGGGTAAATTTGACTTCTTCAGCGGTTTGGGATGCTAACGGGCAAGCAAAGTATGCAGTAGGTATTATTGAAGATATTAGCGAACGGCAAGCCGCGTTGCACGAACGCAAACGAGCTGAAGCCGAGCAACAATTTTTAGTTGAAGCCAGCACTTTACTAGCGACCTCATTGGATTATGAAATTGCTTTGGTAAATGTGGCTAACTTGGTAGTTCCGACTCTGGCTGATTGGTGCGTTGTCGATATTTTTCCGGAAGATGGCTCAAGTCAACAGATTGCCCTCGTAACTGCCGATCCCGGAAAACGAAAGGCTTTAGAAGAAATTAGACGGCGTTATCCGCCAAAAATCGGGGTCAAAGATTATTTGCGGAAGTTAGAGCCAGAAAACTCTGGTTTTTATCCTGAATTAACTGACTCGATTCTAGAACAGATGGCTCAAGACGAGGAGCATCTGCAATTACTGCGAAGCTTGGGTATTCGCTCTCTGATGGTGATTCCACTCAGTTCCCGTGAGCAACTATTCGGCGCAATTTGTTTTTTCACAGCCGAGTCAGATCATCACTACGAATTGACAGACTTGGCTTTAGCAGAAGATATTGCCCGTCGCGCTGCTACAGCAATTGATAATGCTAGACTCTACCAGGAAACTCAGCAGGCCAAGCAGGAAGCAGAGAGGGCTGTTAATCGCACGGTGCGGTTACAAAAAATCACCGCAGCGCTTTCCGAGGCATTGACTTCTCAGCAAGTGGCAGATGTGGTGGTGAACCAAGGAATTAGAGCTTTGGGAGCCACCGCTGGTTCTGTTGTTTTATTAGCTGAAGAAGGAGCTACTATCAAGGTTGTGCAAGCTATTGGCTATCCGCAATTGCTCCTAGATACCTGGAAAAGTTTCCCGATTACTGCCTCTGTGCCGATCGCCGAAACCTTAAGAACTGGGCAGCCGATTTTTGTCGAAAGTGTAGACGCCTTTATTGCTAAATATCCCCATTTAGCGAATGCGCTAGCTACAACAGGAAATTGCGCCTTTGCTTGTATTCCTCTGATAGTCGAGGGAAAAACAATTGGGGGATTAGCATTGAGCTTTAACACTGCTCAAGCATTTGCTCAAGAAGACCGAGGATTTATGCTGACTCTAGGGCAGCAGTGTGCTTTGGCGATCGCCCGCGCGCAACTTTATGAGGCAGAAAAAGCCGCACGGGCAGAAGCTGAGACAGCGAATCGGATTAAAGATGAATTCCTCGCTGTCCTTTCCCACGAACTGAGAACTCCCCTGAATCCGATCTTGGGGTGGGCTAAGTTACTCCGCACCCGCAAGCACGACGAAGCTACGGTAGATCGTGCTTTGGAAACAATCGAACGCAATGCCAAGTTACAAACTCAACTAATTGAAGATTTGCTAGATGTTTCCCGAATTTTACAAGGTAAGTTGAGTCTCAATATCCGGGCGGTAGATTTGCGAGTCACAATCATCGCCGCCCTAGAAACAGTACGCTTGGCAGCAGAAGCTAAGTCAATTCAAGTAAAAACCTTGCTGAGTAATCAGATCATTCAGGTGATGGGCGATGGCGATCGCTTGCAACAGGTAATCTGGAATCTAGTCTCGAATGCTGTGAAGTTTACTCCGACAGGCGGACAAGTGGAAATACGCTTAGAAACCGTTGGGTTAGATGCACAAATTCAGGTGATTGATACTGGCTTTGGCATCACCCCAGAATTCTTGCCTCACGTCTTTGAATACTTCCGCCAAGCAGATGCCAAAACAACCAGGGTATTTGGTGGATTAGGACTCGGATTGGCAATTGTCCGTCATCTAGTAGAACTTCACGGTGGTACTGTTCAGGTGGAAAGTCCCGGAAAAGACCAAGGGGCAACCTTTACCTGTAAGCTACCTTTGCTCAAAAGTTCTGAGTTACCTTGTTCAAATCCTGAGCCTGCTAATTTAGAACAATGCACTAAAAACTTATTACTCTCTGGAGTGCAAATCTTACTTGTAGATGATCAGGCTGATGTGCGAGAGCTTTTTTGTTTCATGCTGGAAGAGTATGGCGCGACTGTCAAAGCGGTTGCATCGGCAGAAGCAGCGCTGTTCGCGTTGGCTAAGTCCCAGCCAGATATTTTGTTAAGTGATATTGGGATGCCGATAATCGATGGCTATATGTTGTTGCGCCGGGTGAGAAAATTGCCCCCAGCACGAGGTGGGCAAATTCCAGCGATCGCCTTAACCGCTTATGCTGGAGAAATTGACTATAGACAAGCAATGGCGGCTGGTTTCCAAAAACACGTTACTAAGCCGGTTGATCCTGAAGATTTAGCAAAAGCGATCGCTGAACTTCTCGGACGCCATCAACCTTGA
- a CDS encoding Uma2 family endonuclease, giving the protein MVNSPPVLTTVSTDTWVEATWEDFLTFADDPTLANGRFYYDQGYMRIEMLPIGSAHSQDNSIVSTVIILYAAIKNIPIKELTNPSLRKVGVRESQPDIAFYIGKNLRFPPRNNAPVNLNELDPPNLIVEIAASYLEDDTTHKQKLYQRLGVGEYWVIDVNQSQVIACCLSPDESIPIRESLVLPGLEIDLVEEALKRSQTEDDGAISRWLLATFSR; this is encoded by the coding sequence ATGGTTAACTCTCCTCCCGTTTTAACAACTGTTTCTACTGATACTTGGGTAGAAGCGACTTGGGAAGATTTTCTGACTTTTGCCGATGATCCCACATTAGCAAATGGCAGATTTTATTATGATCAAGGCTACATGAGAATTGAAATGTTACCAATAGGCTCTGCACACAGCCAAGATAACTCCATCGTTTCCACTGTGATTATTTTGTATGCAGCCATCAAAAATATTCCCATTAAAGAGTTAACCAATCCGAGTTTGAGAAAAGTTGGTGTGCGGGAATCTCAGCCGGACATCGCTTTTTATATTGGTAAAAATCTCAGATTTCCGCCTCGGAATAATGCACCAGTCAACCTGAATGAACTAGATCCACCGAACCTAATTGTAGAAATTGCTGCTTCTTATTTAGAAGATGACACTACGCACAAACAAAAACTTTATCAACGTTTGGGAGTGGGGGAGTATTGGGTTATTGATGTAAATCAGAGTCAAGTGATTGCTTGCTGTTTATCTCCTGATGAAAGTATCCCCATTCGTGAATCTCTAGTTTTACCAGGCTTAGAAATTGACTTGGTGGAAGAAGCTCTTAAAAGATCGCAAACTGAAGATGATGGAGCAATTAGCCGTTGGTTATTGGCAACTTTTAGCAGATAA
- a CDS encoding isocitrate lyase/PEP mutase family protein, with translation MSSGEKLRQLLTRPEIIIIPGVYDCLGAKLVEQQGFDVAATSGFGIAASTLGLPDYGFLTATENLYSVGRIAQSINIPLIADLDTGYGNALNVIRTIKDAVQLGLAGVILEDQEWPKKCGHFEGKRVIPMAEHAGKIRAAVETRGDGGLVIIARTDARGPLGLEDAIARGKAYIAAGADVLFIEAPQSVAELQIIAATFPDIPLVANIVEGGKTPEISPAELQNLGFKIVFFPLTALLAVTQVMSNCFRHLKEQGTTANFPGLVNFPDFQKLNGVPEYLQIEQKFKE, from the coding sequence ATGTCTTCTGGCGAAAAACTGCGGCAGTTACTGACGCGTCCTGAAATTATCATCATTCCTGGGGTTTATGACTGTCTGGGTGCAAAGCTGGTGGAACAGCAAGGTTTTGATGTCGCCGCTACCAGTGGCTTTGGGATTGCTGCTTCTACACTGGGTTTACCAGATTACGGTTTTCTCACGGCGACGGAGAACCTCTACAGTGTGGGACGGATTGCTCAGTCAATAAATATACCCCTAATTGCCGATTTAGACACAGGCTATGGTAACGCCTTGAATGTGATTCGCACTATTAAAGATGCGGTGCAGTTGGGTTTGGCGGGAGTGATTTTGGAAGATCAGGAATGGCCGAAAAAGTGCGGACATTTTGAGGGGAAGCGAGTGATCCCAATGGCAGAACACGCAGGGAAAATCCGCGCCGCAGTAGAAACCCGTGGCGATGGCGGTTTGGTGATTATCGCCCGCACTGATGCCCGTGGGCCTCTCGGTTTAGAAGATGCGATCGCACGGGGAAAAGCCTACATCGCCGCCGGTGCCGATGTGCTGTTTATCGAAGCGCCCCAATCTGTTGCCGAATTGCAAATTATCGCCGCTACTTTCCCTGATATACCATTAGTAGCCAACATCGTTGAAGGTGGAAAAACTCCCGAAATTTCCCCAGCAGAATTACAAAATCTGGGTTTCAAAATTGTCTTTTTCCCGCTTACGGCATTGTTAGCCGTCACCCAAGTAATGAGCAATTGTTTCCGTCACCTCAAAGAACAGGGAACCACCGCTAATTTTCCCGGCTTAGTTAATTTCCCAGATTTCCAAAAACTCAACGGTGTTCCTGAATATCTGCAAATTGAGCAAAAATTTAAAGAATGA
- a CDS encoding Red chlorophyll catabolite reductase (RCC reductase) — MLEQQPDPNIFQQLWTITNELRQKLEARFSLNPESSTQDLREYSSLDGKIRGSLTAFSGEEIDWLVHSWLGNPEKLNFNTMRLTTWLGPHIKVPHLAFEFGTVPNLFFYMDYIPRIEMLTDLDYLERYYEPVNQTFLKLQADQRLVPFTSKSVYVRLFQSPISLCYTSAPSEDALELTRTVAHEMLDRWLIWVEEAEPVPSQAREALAARDFWLRRTSAEADPGNKLAVQLLGGELTDKLVRSLWGGIKLGGGPSYPMN, encoded by the coding sequence ATGCTTGAGCAACAACCTGATCCAAATATATTTCAGCAGTTGTGGACTATTACCAATGAACTCCGCCAGAAACTGGAGGCTCGTTTTTCCCTCAATCCAGAATCTTCGACACAAGATTTAAGAGAATACAGCAGTTTGGATGGTAAAATCAGAGGTTCTCTCACCGCTTTTTCGGGAGAAGAAATTGATTGGCTGGTGCATTCATGGCTGGGGAACCCGGAAAAATTAAATTTTAATACCATGCGTCTTACTACCTGGTTAGGTCCACATATTAAAGTTCCCCATCTGGCATTTGAATTTGGCACAGTTCCGAATCTTTTCTTCTACATGGATTATATTCCCCGGATTGAGATGTTAACCGATCTGGATTATCTGGAACGTTATTATGAGCCAGTTAACCAAACATTTTTGAAGTTGCAAGCCGATCAGCGTCTTGTGCCATTTACTAGCAAAAGCGTGTATGTCCGCCTGTTTCAATCGCCGATTAGCCTGTGCTACACCAGCGCCCCTAGTGAGGATGCCCTCGAATTAACTCGCACAGTAGCACACGAAATGCTAGATCGCTGGCTCATCTGGGTAGAAGAAGCTGAACCTGTACCATCCCAGGCGCGGGAGGCTTTAGCGGCGCGGGATTTTTGGCTACGTCGCACCAGTGCTGAAGCTGATCCTGGCAATAAGTTGGCTGTGCAACTGTTGGGAGGAGAATTGACAGATAAACTGGTGCGATCGCTTTGGGGAGGGATTAAGTTGGGCGGTGGGCCATCGTATCCTATGAATTAA
- a CDS encoding nitrilase-related carbon-nitrogen hydrolase: MSANTDHLDSFRALALQVTSHAVNQASDRTQAQTLIQNTIHRLGQQIAASIAFIGFDCRLIVLPEYFLTGFPLGESLAVWAEKACIEMAGAEYEALGKIAQKHRIFLAGNAYELDANFPGLYFQTCFVIDPSGSVILRYRRLNSMFAPTPHDVWDKYLDCYGLEGVFPVAKTEIGNLAALASEEILYPEVARCLAMRGAEIFLHSTSEVYSKNLTPKDAAKISRAVENMAYVVSANTAGIANSPIPIASVDGGSKIIDHRGIVLAETGSGESMAAFAEIDLAALKRDRHRPGLNNLLSRQRFELYADSYRQPHFYPANTMLESDVDRKHFIRTQQETIERLAKLGLI, from the coding sequence ATGTCAGCTAACACCGATCATTTAGACTCATTCCGCGCCCTGGCCCTGCAAGTCACAAGTCATGCAGTGAATCAAGCAAGCGATCGCACCCAAGCCCAGACATTAATCCAAAATACCATTCACCGCTTAGGGCAACAAATCGCCGCCAGCATTGCTTTTATCGGCTTTGACTGTCGTTTAATTGTCCTCCCAGAATATTTCCTCACAGGTTTTCCCTTAGGAGAATCTTTAGCAGTGTGGGCAGAAAAAGCCTGTATAGAAATGGCAGGTGCTGAGTATGAAGCACTCGGTAAAATTGCTCAAAAACATCGAATTTTTCTAGCTGGTAACGCCTACGAACTCGATGCCAATTTTCCGGGGTTGTACTTCCAAACCTGCTTTGTAATTGACCCTTCTGGCTCAGTTATTTTGCGGTATCGGCGGCTAAATTCGATGTTTGCCCCCACACCCCACGATGTTTGGGATAAGTATCTCGATTGTTATGGGTTAGAGGGCGTTTTTCCCGTAGCCAAAACCGAAATTGGTAATTTAGCCGCTTTGGCATCAGAAGAAATTTTGTATCCAGAAGTCGCCCGGTGTCTAGCAATGCGAGGAGCAGAGATTTTTCTGCATTCCACATCGGAAGTGTATAGCAAGAACCTCACGCCGAAAGATGCTGCCAAAATCTCCCGCGCCGTGGAAAATATGGCTTACGTAGTTTCAGCCAATACCGCAGGCATCGCTAATAGCCCGATTCCCATTGCTTCTGTAGATGGTGGCTCAAAAATCATTGATCATCGAGGGATAGTTTTAGCTGAAACAGGCTCTGGTGAAAGCATGGCAGCCTTTGCAGAGATTGATTTAGCCGCCTTAAAACGCGATCGCCATCGACCAGGGTTAAATAATTTACTTTCACGCCAGCGGTTTGAGCTATACGCCGACAGTTACCGCCAGCCACACTTCTACCCTGCTAATACTATGCTGGAATCAGACGTTGACCGCAAACACTTTATCCGAACACAGCAAGAAACCATTGAACGCCTAGCCAAATTAGGGCTTATTTGA
- a CDS encoding aldehyde dehydrogenase family protein produces MTKPIEVRNPRTGKYDYVIIPPPPKLLAQQCNRIRRAQVSWQQMGLEGRIEALQQWKQVILSEREQLTDALVNDTGRLSISILEIDSFLSSIDRWCNLAPQLLQESAKNTSIPFIALQQTSVPYSLVAVISPWNFPLLLSTIDTIPALLAGCAVIVKPSEIAPRFVAPLMTALNAVPKLRDVLTFVEGAGQTGAALIENVDLVCFTGSVETGRRVAEAAAKNFIPAFLELGGKDPAIVLESANLELATSAILWGAVVNTGQSCLSIERIYVAESIFEEFYHKLVTKASRLQLAYPTIESGEIGPIIAEHQAAIIKDHLQDAVSKGAVIHCGGKVEELGGGWWCRPTVLTEIDHSMEVMTEETFGPIMPVMAFATIEEAVDLANDSIYGLSAAVFAESEKLALEVAQQIDAGAISINDAALTAIMHEGEKNAFKFSGMGGSRMGAAALKRFLRKKAFLMKTNSINDPWWFNNEE; encoded by the coding sequence ATGACAAAACCAATAGAAGTCCGCAACCCCCGAACTGGCAAATACGACTACGTAATTATCCCACCGCCCCCCAAGCTACTGGCACAGCAATGTAACCGCATCCGCAGGGCACAAGTTAGTTGGCAGCAAATGGGTCTAGAAGGCAGAATTGAAGCCTTACAGCAGTGGAAGCAAGTCATCTTATCTGAACGCGAACAGCTGACAGATGCTTTAGTCAATGACACAGGAAGATTGTCAATATCCATACTAGAAATAGACTCCTTCCTCTCTAGCATCGACCGCTGGTGTAATTTAGCGCCACAGTTGCTGCAAGAATCAGCAAAAAACACATCCATCCCCTTTATCGCCTTACAACAAACATCAGTTCCTTACTCCCTAGTGGCGGTAATTAGCCCCTGGAATTTTCCCCTGTTGCTGTCTACAATTGACACAATTCCGGCATTGCTAGCGGGTTGTGCCGTTATCGTCAAACCCAGTGAAATTGCCCCCCGCTTCGTAGCACCGCTAATGACCGCACTTAATGCCGTCCCCAAATTGCGCGATGTCTTAACTTTTGTTGAGGGAGCAGGACAAACGGGAGCAGCTTTGATTGAAAATGTAGATTTGGTATGTTTTACAGGCAGTGTAGAAACTGGGAGAAGAGTTGCAGAAGCCGCAGCTAAAAACTTTATTCCGGCTTTTTTAGAATTAGGAGGAAAAGACCCAGCAATAGTTTTAGAATCAGCCAATTTAGAATTAGCCACCTCAGCAATATTGTGGGGTGCAGTCGTCAACACCGGACAGTCATGCCTCTCAATTGAGCGAATTTATGTTGCTGAATCTATATTTGAAGAGTTTTATCATAAATTAGTCACTAAAGCTTCTCGCCTCCAACTAGCCTATCCCACAATTGAAAGTGGTGAAATTGGCCCCATCATTGCTGAACACCAAGCAGCAATTATTAAAGATCATTTACAGGATGCAGTCTCCAAAGGAGCAGTTATTCACTGTGGCGGTAAAGTTGAAGAATTAGGCGGGGGTTGGTGGTGTCGTCCCACAGTTCTCACCGAGATTGACCATTCAATGGAGGTGATGACAGAAGAAACATTTGGCCCAATCATGCCAGTAATGGCTTTTGCCACAATTGAGGAAGCAGTGGATTTGGCAAACGACTCAATTTATGGGTTGAGTGCTGCTGTGTTTGCCGAGTCAGAAAAGTTAGCATTAGAAGTTGCCCAGCAGATAGATGCAGGTGCAATTAGTATCAACGATGCTGCCTTAACAGCAATTATGCATGAAGGAGAGAAAAACGCTTTCAAGTTCTCCGGCATGGGTGGTTCACGTATGGGTGCAGCAGCATTGAAACGGTTTCTACGAAAAAAAGCTTTTCTGATGAAAACTAATTCTATTAATGACCCTTGGTGGTTTAATAATGAGGAATAA